One Actinospica robiniae DSM 44927 genomic region harbors:
- a CDS encoding bifunctional lysylphosphatidylglycerol flippase/synthetase MprF produces the protein MNVKTVRQDRSREPSVWPFAALIGAAGAAMLAYALPAAPGWLSALALTVCGTGPTSAHAGLLGAVLLVLAWGLARRRQTAWALTLGVLVWSAGAETEALIAPSPAEPWRLAPLAFAIIGLWHGRFHFQVPLNAGRLRQTAEFSAVSMVAVLLVGGGGLFMERGSFATPVAAGDIGREVVSAAAANPGPTEFDGPSWQLGGLALLSGVLLLVALAWLMASAPAPSPGGRAQRAIVRAMVAHPESETLAPFALRYDKSYVFSPDGRAAIGYRVLAGMAVAGGDPVGAVESWPDAVAEFDSLVRRSGWRPAVLGAGPQALELWREHGMHRIGIGDEVVVDSAAFNLDGRAMRNVRQAVRRTERAGLVTEVLLERDLEPGLAGQLRRIHREWLGPAGREHGFAMNLDSMARGAHPDALIAVALAPEGYAVAFQRYLPAAQYGPAAALSLDVMPRTPLSPNGVNERLIVDVIAYARSHGYPRVSLNFAAFRPLLSQARTEPERLTRTQRATIKAIGLLDPLIQVDSLYRFNDKFQPGWVARSVLIGSWLDLPRFALAAFGLEFALPYDRRRTGRAVTAGEESIELQGGAQPVEAAAPLRGHRG, from the coding sequence ATGAATGTGAAGACCGTCCGCCAGGACCGCAGCCGGGAACCGTCGGTGTGGCCCTTCGCAGCGCTGATCGGCGCCGCCGGGGCCGCCATGCTGGCGTATGCGCTTCCGGCCGCGCCGGGCTGGCTCAGCGCGCTCGCGCTGACGGTGTGCGGCACCGGCCCCACCTCCGCGCACGCCGGACTGCTCGGCGCGGTGCTGCTGGTGCTCGCCTGGGGCCTCGCCCGGCGCCGGCAGACGGCCTGGGCGCTGACCCTGGGCGTGCTGGTGTGGAGCGCGGGCGCCGAGACCGAGGCGCTGATCGCGCCGAGCCCGGCCGAGCCGTGGCGGTTGGCCCCGCTGGCTTTCGCCATCATCGGGCTCTGGCACGGCCGCTTCCACTTCCAGGTCCCGCTCAACGCCGGCCGGCTGCGCCAGACGGCCGAGTTCAGCGCGGTGTCCATGGTCGCGGTGCTGCTGGTGGGCGGCGGCGGCCTGTTCATGGAGCGCGGCAGCTTCGCCACCCCGGTCGCGGCCGGGGACATAGGCCGCGAGGTGGTCTCCGCGGCCGCCGCGAACCCCGGGCCGACCGAGTTCGACGGCCCGTCATGGCAGCTGGGCGGTCTGGCTCTGCTCAGCGGCGTGCTGCTGCTGGTGGCCCTGGCCTGGCTGATGGCCTCGGCCCCGGCACCGAGCCCGGGCGGCCGGGCCCAGCGCGCGATCGTGCGGGCGATGGTGGCCCACCCGGAGTCCGAGACCCTGGCGCCGTTCGCGCTGCGCTACGACAAGAGCTACGTCTTCTCCCCGGACGGCCGGGCCGCGATCGGCTACCGGGTGCTGGCCGGGATGGCGGTGGCCGGCGGCGACCCGGTCGGCGCGGTCGAGTCCTGGCCGGACGCGGTGGCCGAGTTCGACTCGCTGGTGCGGCGCAGCGGCTGGCGTCCGGCCGTGCTCGGCGCCGGCCCGCAGGCGCTCGAGCTGTGGCGTGAGCACGGCATGCACCGGATCGGCATCGGCGACGAGGTGGTGGTGGACTCCGCGGCGTTCAACCTGGACGGGCGCGCGATGCGCAACGTGCGCCAGGCCGTGCGCCGCACCGAGCGGGCCGGGCTGGTGACCGAGGTGCTGCTGGAGCGTGATCTCGAGCCCGGGCTGGCCGGGCAGCTGCGCCGGATCCACCGGGAGTGGCTGGGCCCGGCCGGCCGCGAGCACGGCTTCGCGATGAACCTGGACTCGATGGCGCGCGGCGCCCACCCGGACGCGCTGATCGCGGTCGCCCTCGCCCCCGAGGGCTACGCCGTGGCCTTCCAGCGGTACCTGCCGGCCGCGCAGTACGGCCCGGCCGCGGCGCTCTCGCTGGACGTGATGCCGCGCACGCCGCTCTCGCCGAACGGGGTGAACGAGCGCCTGATCGTGGACGTGATCGCCTACGCGCGCAGCCACGGCTACCCGCGGGTCTCGCTCAACTTCGCCGCCTTCCGCCCGCTGCTCTCCCAGGCCAGGACCGAGCCGGAGCGGCTGACCCGCACCCAGCGGGCCACCATCAAGGCCATCGGCCTGCTCGACCCGCTGATCCAGGTGGACTCGCTCTACCGGTTCAACGACAAGTTCCAGCCGGGCTGGGTGGCCCGGTCGGTGCTGATCGGCTCCTGGCTGGACCTGCCCCGGTTCGCCCTGGCCGCCTTCGGCCTGGAGTTCGCGCTGCCCTACGACCGGCGCCGCACCGGCCGGGCCGTGACGGCCGGCGAGGAGTCAATTGAACTGCAGGGCGGTGCACAGCCAGTCGAAGCCGCCGCGCCCCTGCGCGGCCACCGGGGCTGA
- a CDS encoding Rv3235 family protein has protein sequence MLEDDTYFITEVRFPDSRLQRAAGPLAEWGGTGAVPGQRGWLRSWVTGWTHRLEVDARGLAAPEPTAGVGRLAEAVVDVLLERRPVEQMRRWLSRDVAGQLAAPGGRRGAARFAARSMIRSVRLHQPAAGIVESTVVIQDGTRVRAVALRFEQSAPVAAQGRGGFDWLCTALQFN, from the coding sequence ATGCTCGAGGACGACACCTACTTCATCACCGAGGTCCGCTTCCCGGACAGCCGGCTGCAGCGCGCCGCCGGACCGCTGGCCGAGTGGGGCGGCACCGGCGCGGTGCCCGGGCAGCGCGGCTGGCTGCGGTCCTGGGTGACCGGCTGGACCCACCGGCTCGAGGTCGACGCCCGCGGGCTGGCCGCGCCCGAGCCGACGGCCGGGGTGGGCCGGCTGGCCGAGGCCGTGGTGGACGTCCTGCTCGAGCGCCGTCCGGTGGAGCAGATGCGCCGCTGGCTCTCCCGGGACGTGGCCGGGCAGCTCGCCGCGCCCGGCGGCCGGCGCGGCGCCGCCCGGTTCGCGGCCCGTTCGATGATCCGTTCGGTCCGGCTGCACCAGCCGGCCGCCGGGATCGTGGAGTCCACCGTCGTGATCCAGGACGGCACCCGGGTGCGGGCGGTGGCGCTGCGGTTCGAGCAGTCAGCCCCGGTGGCCGCGCAGGGGCGCGGCGGCTTCGACTGGCTGTGCACCGCCCTGCAGTTCAATTGA
- the secA gene encoding preprotein translocase subunit SecA codes for MPALFDKVLRAGEGKILRKLAKTADLINSIEDDFVDLTDEELRALTEEYKQRYQDGETLDQLLPEAFATVREAAKRSIGQRHYDVQLMGGMALHLGNIAEMRTGEGKTLVGTLPAYLNALAGEGVHIVTTNDYLAERDSEWMGRIHRFLGLTVGCILANMSPDQRREAYNCDITYGTNNEFGFDYLRDNMAWDKADLVQRGHFYACVDEVDSILIDEARTPLIISGPADQATKWYVDFARIAARLVRDTDYEVDEKKKTVGILERGVERVEDLLGIDNLYESVNTPLVGYLNNAIKAKELFKRDRDYVNMNNEVLIVDEHTGRILAGRRYNEGMHQAIEAKEGVEIQNENQTLATITLQNYFRLYDKLGGMTGTALTEAAEFHQIYKLGVVPIPTNKPMIRADRQDLIYMTEEAKFKAVVTDIEGRHNEGQPVLIGTVSVEKSEYLSQQLRKQGIPHEVLNAKYHEREAQIIAQAGRKGAVTVATNMAGRGTDIMLGGNSEALATAELAQRGLSQAETPEEFAAAFPDAMEKAKKAVAAEQDEVRELGGLYVLGTERHESRRIDNQLRGRAGRQGDPGESRFYLSLGDDLMRLFKAQIVERVLAAANVADDVPIESKMVTRAIQSAQSQLEQQNFEIRKNVLKYDDVINKQRTVIYAERLRVLEGEDLRDHVRHMMEDTVASYVGAATSDGFAEDWDLEKLWTALRTLYPISITLEEVEESVGSKSSITASVLSEELTADVLAAYDRREEALTAEITRELERRVVLSVLDRKWREHLYEMDYLQEGIGLRAMAQRDPLVEYQREGFDMFNAMMDAIKEESIGYLFNLEVQVEAASDDPEAQAQAQAATAQLKAKGLETPKAPAKLNYSAPTAEGAVEERTVANDAATQDAKPAAKKQQGRRRKK; via the coding sequence GTGCCTGCCCTGTTCGACAAGGTCCTGCGCGCCGGCGAAGGGAAGATCCTTCGCAAGCTGGCCAAGACGGCCGACCTGATCAACTCGATCGAGGACGACTTCGTCGACCTCACCGATGAGGAACTGCGCGCCCTCACCGAGGAGTACAAGCAGCGGTACCAGGACGGCGAAACGCTGGACCAGCTGCTTCCGGAGGCGTTCGCCACCGTTCGCGAGGCCGCCAAGCGCAGCATCGGGCAGCGCCACTACGACGTGCAGCTGATGGGCGGCATGGCGCTGCACCTCGGCAACATCGCCGAGATGCGCACCGGCGAGGGCAAGACCCTGGTGGGCACCCTGCCGGCGTACCTCAACGCGCTGGCCGGCGAAGGCGTGCACATCGTCACCACCAACGACTACCTGGCCGAGCGCGACTCGGAGTGGATGGGCCGGATCCACCGGTTCCTCGGCCTGACGGTCGGCTGCATCCTGGCGAACATGTCGCCGGATCAGCGGCGCGAGGCCTACAACTGCGACATCACCTACGGCACCAACAACGAGTTCGGCTTCGACTACCTGCGCGACAACATGGCGTGGGACAAGGCCGACCTGGTGCAGCGCGGCCACTTCTACGCCTGCGTGGACGAGGTCGACTCCATCCTCATCGACGAGGCCCGTACCCCGCTGATCATCTCCGGCCCGGCGGACCAGGCCACCAAGTGGTACGTGGACTTCGCCCGGATCGCCGCGCGGCTGGTGCGCGACACCGACTACGAGGTGGACGAGAAGAAGAAGACCGTCGGCATCCTGGAGCGCGGCGTCGAGCGGGTCGAGGACCTGCTGGGCATCGACAACCTCTACGAGTCGGTCAACACCCCGCTGGTCGGCTACCTGAACAACGCCATCAAGGCGAAGGAGCTGTTCAAGCGGGACCGCGACTACGTGAACATGAACAACGAGGTGCTCATCGTCGACGAGCACACCGGCCGCATCCTGGCCGGGCGCCGGTACAACGAGGGCATGCACCAGGCGATCGAGGCCAAGGAGGGGGTGGAGATCCAGAACGAGAACCAGACGCTGGCCACCATCACCCTGCAGAACTACTTCCGCCTCTACGACAAGCTCGGCGGCATGACCGGTACCGCGCTGACCGAGGCGGCGGAGTTCCACCAGATCTACAAGCTGGGCGTCGTGCCGATCCCGACGAACAAGCCGATGATCCGGGCCGACCGCCAGGACCTGATCTACATGACCGAAGAGGCCAAGTTCAAGGCCGTGGTCACGGACATCGAGGGCCGGCACAACGAGGGCCAGCCGGTGCTGATCGGCACCGTCTCGGTGGAGAAGTCCGAGTACCTCTCGCAGCAGCTGCGCAAGCAGGGCATCCCGCACGAGGTGCTCAACGCGAAGTACCACGAGCGCGAGGCGCAGATCATCGCGCAGGCCGGGCGCAAGGGCGCGGTCACCGTGGCCACCAACATGGCCGGCCGCGGCACCGACATCATGCTCGGCGGCAACTCCGAGGCGCTGGCCACGGCCGAACTCGCGCAGCGCGGCCTGTCCCAGGCCGAGACGCCGGAGGAGTTCGCCGCGGCGTTCCCGGACGCGATGGAGAAGGCCAAGAAGGCGGTCGCGGCCGAGCAGGACGAGGTGCGCGAGCTCGGCGGCCTCTACGTGCTGGGCACCGAGCGGCACGAGTCCCGCCGGATCGACAACCAGCTGCGCGGCCGTGCCGGTCGCCAGGGCGACCCGGGCGAGTCCCGGTTCTACCTGTCCCTGGGCGACGACCTGATGCGGCTGTTCAAGGCGCAGATCGTGGAGCGGGTGCTGGCCGCGGCCAACGTCGCCGACGACGTGCCGATCGAGTCGAAGATGGTCACCCGGGCGATCCAGTCCGCGCAGAGCCAGCTCGAGCAGCAGAACTTCGAGATCCGCAAGAACGTCCTGAAGTACGACGACGTGATCAACAAGCAGCGCACGGTGATCTACGCCGAGCGGCTGCGCGTGCTCGAGGGCGAGGACCTGCGCGACCACGTCCGGCACATGATGGAGGACACGGTCGCCAGCTACGTCGGCGCCGCCACCTCCGACGGCTTCGCCGAGGACTGGGACCTGGAGAAGCTCTGGACCGCGCTGCGCACGCTCTACCCGATCTCGATCACGCTCGAGGAGGTCGAGGAGTCGGTCGGCAGCAAGTCCTCGATCACGGCCTCGGTGCTCTCCGAGGAGCTGACCGCGGACGTGCTGGCCGCCTACGACCGGCGCGAGGAGGCTCTGACCGCGGAGATCACCCGTGAGCTCGAGCGCCGGGTGGTCCTCTCGGTGCTCGACCGCAAGTGGCGCGAGCACCTCTACGAGATGGACTACCTGCAGGAGGGCATCGGCCTGCGGGCCATGGCGCAGCGCGACCCGCTGGTCGAGTACCAGCGCGAGGGCTTCGACATGTTCAACGCGATGATGGACGCCATCAAGGAGGAGTCCATCGGCTACCTGTTCAACCTGGAGGTCCAGGTCGAGGCGGCCAGCGACGACCCGGAGGCCCAGGCCCAGGCGCAGGCGGCCACGGCCCAGCTCAAGGCCAAGGGCCTGGAGACGCCGAAGGCGCCGGCCAAGCTGAACTACTCCGCCCCGACCGCCGAGGGCGCGGTGGAGGAGCGCACGGTGGCCAACGACGCCGCGACGCAGGACGCCAAGCCGGCCGCGAAGAAGCAGCAGGGGCGCCGTCGCAAGAAGTGA
- a CDS encoding GNAT family N-acetyltransferase, whose product MNQPEIAAGPLLLRPWRRSDAEAMVAAWADPEIRRWARYGQRLPSVEGMEHWVAWNREQWRTGKRAAFAIEAAGGPLAGSITLRDFGRDADGEGGDTAEVGYWIAPRARGRNIAPNALTAVSTWAFAASELGGLGVRRVELVHSVGNTASCRVAQKAGFPHEGTLRGSFRYADGAWHDEHLHAKLFSDPRTELLTDPKAEENAEEKVEQ is encoded by the coding sequence ATGAATCAGCCGGAAATCGCCGCCGGCCCGCTACTGCTGCGCCCCTGGCGTCGCTCGGACGCCGAGGCGATGGTCGCCGCCTGGGCAGATCCGGAGATCCGCCGGTGGGCCCGCTACGGGCAGAGACTACCGAGCGTGGAGGGAATGGAACACTGGGTGGCCTGGAATCGGGAGCAGTGGCGCACTGGCAAGCGGGCCGCGTTCGCCATCGAGGCGGCGGGCGGGCCGCTCGCCGGATCGATCACTCTACGTGATTTCGGGCGGGACGCCGACGGCGAGGGCGGGGACACGGCGGAGGTCGGCTACTGGATCGCCCCGCGGGCACGCGGCCGCAACATCGCGCCGAACGCGCTGACGGCCGTGAGCACGTGGGCGTTCGCCGCGAGCGAGCTCGGCGGCCTCGGTGTGCGGCGGGTCGAGCTGGTGCACTCCGTGGGCAACACCGCATCCTGCCGAGTAGCGCAGAAGGCCGGGTTCCCGCACGAGGGCACACTGCGGGGCTCATTCCGTTATGCCGACGGCGCGTGGCACGACGAGCACCTGCACGCCAAGCTCTTCTCGGATCCGAGGACCGAGCTCCTCACGGATCCGAAGGCGGAGGAGAACGCGGAGGAGAAGGTCGAGCAGTAG
- a CDS encoding Ppx/GppA phosphatase family protein: MSTGKRVAAVDCGTNSIRLLVADLDPETGAETEIDRQMEIVRLGQGVDATGRLADEALARTFAACDRYAEIIRAHGAEHIRFVATSATRDASNRDEFFAGVRERFGVEPEVITGHEEATLSFRGATSALATDAAEYATPYLVVDIGGGSTEFVLGGDKVQAAKSVDVGCVRMTERHLTQDPPTQDQIDAARRDIDAAIDVAAESVDLSRARTLVGLAGSVTTMAALALGLEQYDRDRVHLSRIPAAVVRQTASDLLAMTHEQRAAMSVIHPGRVDVIAAGALILERIVDRLGVSEVVVSEHDILDGIALSQI, from the coding sequence GTGAGCACCGGCAAGCGCGTGGCGGCGGTCGACTGCGGCACCAACTCGATCCGCCTGCTGGTGGCGGACCTCGACCCGGAGACGGGCGCCGAGACCGAGATCGACCGGCAGATGGAGATCGTCCGGCTCGGCCAGGGCGTCGACGCCACCGGCCGGCTCGCCGACGAGGCGCTGGCCCGCACCTTCGCGGCCTGCGACCGCTATGCCGAGATCATCCGCGCCCATGGCGCCGAGCACATCCGCTTCGTCGCCACCAGCGCGACCCGGGACGCGAGCAACCGCGACGAGTTCTTCGCCGGGGTGCGCGAGCGGTTCGGGGTCGAGCCCGAGGTGATCACCGGGCACGAGGAGGCCACGCTCTCCTTCCGCGGCGCCACGTCCGCGCTGGCCACCGACGCGGCCGAATACGCCACGCCGTACCTGGTGGTGGACATCGGCGGGGGCTCGACCGAGTTCGTACTCGGCGGCGACAAGGTGCAGGCGGCCAAGTCGGTGGACGTGGGCTGCGTCCGGATGACGGAGCGTCACCTGACCCAGGATCCGCCGACTCAGGATCAGATCGACGCCGCCCGCCGGGACATCGACGCGGCCATCGACGTCGCGGCCGAGAGCGTGGACCTCTCCCGTGCCCGCACGCTGGTCGGCCTGGCCGGCTCGGTCACCACGATGGCCGCCCTCGCGCTCGGGCTGGAGCAGTACGACCGCGACCGGGTGCACCTGTCCCGGATCCCCGCCGCCGTGGTCCGGCAGACCGCGTCCGACCTGCTCGCGATGACGCACGAGCAGCGCGCCGCGATGTCGGTGATCCACCCCGGCCGGGTGGACGTGATCGCGGCCGGCGCGCTCATCCTCGAGCGGATCGTGGATCGGCTCGGAGTGTCCGAGGTGGTTGTCTCCGAGCACGACATCCTCGACGGAATAGCGCTGTCGCAGATCTGA
- a CDS encoding DUF501 domain-containing protein: MNSVEGKDVAAVEAQLGRTPRGLLAVAHRCPCGNPDVVETAPRIKTERNPDGEPFPTLFYLTCPKAASAIGTLEGGGLMAEMTERLGTDPELAAAYRAAHEDYLRRRDAIEVLEGFPSAGGMPDRVKCLHVLVAHSLAAGPGVNPLGDEALALLPEWWRSGPCVHAGQTADAAEPAGESGHSEKGEL; the protein is encoded by the coding sequence GTGAACAGCGTGGAAGGCAAGGACGTCGCGGCCGTCGAGGCCCAGCTCGGGCGCACGCCCAGGGGCCTGCTGGCGGTGGCGCATCGGTGCCCGTGCGGCAACCCGGACGTGGTGGAGACCGCCCCCCGGATCAAGACCGAGCGCAACCCCGACGGCGAGCCCTTTCCCACCCTCTTCTACCTCACCTGCCCGAAGGCGGCCTCGGCCATCGGCACCCTCGAGGGCGGCGGCCTGATGGCCGAGATGACCGAGCGGCTGGGCACCGATCCCGAGCTCGCCGCCGCCTACCGCGCGGCGCACGAGGACTACCTGCGCCGACGTGACGCGATCGAGGTGCTGGAGGGCTTCCCGAGCGCCGGTGGCATGCCGGACCGGGTCAAGTGCCTGCACGTGCTGGTGGCGCACTCGCTCGCGGCCGGCCCGGGCGTGAACCCGCTGGGCGACGAGGCGCTGGCGCTGCTGCCGGAATGGTGGCGTTCCGGGCCGTGTGTGCACGCGGGTCAGACGGCGGACGCGGCGGAGCCGGCCGGCGAATCAGGGCACTCCGAGAAGGGCGAGCTGTGA
- a CDS encoding FtsB family cell division protein, which produces MADQPRRPARDVSQRSSSARRTPSRLGLVPPTRAAEREPRERERQAEAEQPEVEPAKPRTLPRPSGRRPSVPRPKFRLTRRATILALAVCAVVVTVAYPFQEYLSQRSQLTSVERQNDALSKKVTELQSQIALWSDPGYVAIQARSQLHYVKPGEEGFTVAGPANGSEQLGLPTPTPSPWYDKLWNTVKDPGSTATR; this is translated from the coding sequence ATGGCCGACCAACCGCGGCGCCCCGCGCGCGACGTGTCGCAGCGTTCGTCCTCCGCGCGCCGCACCCCGTCCCGGCTCGGCCTGGTGCCGCCGACGCGCGCGGCCGAACGGGAGCCGCGCGAGCGGGAGCGGCAGGCCGAGGCCGAGCAGCCCGAGGTCGAGCCGGCCAAGCCGCGCACGCTGCCGCGTCCGTCCGGCCGGCGTCCTTCGGTGCCCCGCCCGAAGTTCCGGCTGACCAGGCGTGCCACCATCCTCGCGCTCGCCGTGTGCGCGGTCGTGGTCACGGTCGCCTACCCGTTCCAGGAGTACCTGTCTCAGCGTTCGCAGCTGACGAGCGTGGAGCGGCAGAACGACGCGCTGTCCAAGAAGGTCACCGAGCTTCAGTCGCAGATCGCGCTGTGGTCCGACCCGGGGTACGTGGCGATCCAGGCCCGCTCGCAGCTGCACTACGTCAAGCCGGGTGAGGAGGGGTTCACCGTGGCCGGCCCGGCCAACGGTTCCGAGCAGCTCGGTCTGCCCACCCCGACACCCTCGCCCTGGTACGACAAGCTGTGGAACACGGTGAAGGACCCGGGCTCCACGGCGACGCGCTGA
- the eno gene encoding phosphopyruvate hydratase, with translation MASIEAVGAREILDSRGNPTVEVEVALDDGVIARAAVPSGASTGAFEAVELRDGDKDRYQGKGVTKAVLAVLDEIGPALIGFDAHEQRLVDQELKDLDGTPNKARLGANAILGVSLAVAKAAAESAQLPLYRYLGGPNVHLLPVPMMNILNGGAHADSNVDIQEFMVAPIGAETYGEALRWGAETYHALKSVLKSRGLSTGLGDEGGFAPNLDSNRAALDLILEAIEKAGYTPGEDIALALDVAATELFKDGVYEFEGSKLTGADLSSYYAELVANYPLVSIEDSHSEEDWDGWKAVTDALGTKVQLVGDDLFVTNPERLGRGIKGGQANALLVKVNQIGSLSETYDAVTLAHRSGYRTMMSHRSGETEDTTIADLAVAMECGQIKSGAPARTDRVAKYNQLLRIEEELDDAARYAGRSAFPRFQA, from the coding sequence GTGGCGTCCATCGAAGCAGTCGGAGCGCGGGAGATCCTCGACTCCCGTGGGAACCCCACCGTCGAGGTCGAGGTCGCGCTCGACGACGGCGTGATCGCCCGCGCGGCGGTTCCCTCCGGCGCGTCCACCGGTGCCTTCGAGGCCGTGGAGCTGCGGGACGGGGACAAGGACCGGTACCAGGGCAAGGGCGTGACCAAGGCCGTGCTCGCGGTGCTCGACGAGATCGGCCCGGCGCTGATCGGCTTCGACGCGCACGAGCAGCGGCTGGTGGACCAGGAGCTCAAGGACCTGGACGGCACCCCGAACAAGGCCCGCCTGGGCGCGAACGCCATCCTCGGCGTCTCGCTCGCGGTGGCCAAGGCGGCGGCCGAGTCGGCCCAGCTCCCGCTCTACCGCTACCTCGGCGGCCCGAACGTGCACCTGCTGCCGGTGCCGATGATGAACATCCTCAACGGCGGCGCGCACGCGGACTCCAACGTCGACATCCAGGAGTTCATGGTCGCCCCGATCGGCGCGGAGACCTACGGCGAGGCGCTGCGCTGGGGCGCGGAGACCTACCACGCGCTCAAGTCGGTGCTCAAGAGCCGCGGGCTGTCCACCGGCCTCGGCGACGAGGGCGGGTTCGCGCCGAACCTGGACTCCAACCGGGCCGCGCTGGACCTGATCCTCGAGGCCATCGAGAAGGCCGGCTACACCCCGGGCGAGGACATCGCGCTGGCGCTCGACGTGGCGGCCACCGAGCTGTTCAAGGACGGCGTCTACGAGTTCGAGGGCTCCAAGCTCACCGGCGCCGACCTGTCCTCCTACTACGCCGAGCTGGTGGCGAACTACCCGCTGGTCTCGATCGAGGACTCGCACAGCGAGGAGGACTGGGACGGCTGGAAGGCCGTGACCGACGCCCTCGGCACCAAGGTGCAGCTCGTCGGCGACGACCTGTTCGTCACCAACCCGGAGCGGCTCGGCCGCGGCATCAAGGGCGGCCAGGCCAACGCGCTGCTGGTGAAGGTGAACCAGATCGGCTCGCTGTCCGAGACCTATGACGCCGTCACCCTGGCCCACCGCAGCGGCTACCGCACCATGATGTCCCACCGCTCCGGCGAGACCGAGGACACCACCATCGCCGACCTCGCCGTGGCGATGGAGTGCGGCCAGATCAAGTCCGGCGCCCCGGCCCGGACCGACCGCGTGGCCAAGTACAACCAGCTGCTGCGCATCGAGGAAGAGCTCGACGACGCGGCGCGGTACGCCGGCCGCTCGGCCTTCCCCCGCTTCCAGGCCTAG
- a CDS encoding cytochrome P450 family protein, translated as MNAPPPAPEPGSAAARPAPSEQPEPPALFDRAFIDDPYPAYAWLREHAPVHRTRLPNGVEAYLVTRYDDVKAVLADPRLSKNAAASFPGWKPGRTGIPGEHRSGIAAHLLNLDPPDHTRLRRLVAKAFTPRRIADFEPRIRRIADTLLDECAARAAADPDGSVDLIRGYACPLPVAVILEMLGVPEEDQAIFHEWAFGVVDRSGPRGGVGRSVKRIRGYLREIIHKKRLAPGDDLLTALVRASDHGEHLSEDEAAAMAFILLFAGFETTINLVGNGYFALLTHPEQRDRLLTNPGLLPNAVEELLRYDGPVEFGTWRFTTEPITVGGVAIPAGEPVLAVLAAADRDPSRFAAPDELDLGRAATGHVALGHGIHFCIGAPLARLEGRIAFERLLARYPAAGLARPPEALRRHSGLIMRGLYELPVRLEVPSTASV; from the coding sequence GTGAACGCGCCCCCTCCCGCTCCCGAGCCCGGCTCCGCCGCGGCCCGCCCGGCGCCGTCCGAGCAGCCCGAGCCGCCCGCGCTCTTCGACCGCGCGTTCATCGACGATCCCTACCCGGCCTACGCCTGGCTGCGCGAGCACGCCCCGGTCCACCGGACCCGGCTGCCCAACGGGGTCGAGGCCTACCTCGTCACGCGGTACGACGACGTCAAAGCAGTGCTCGCGGATCCCCGGCTGTCCAAGAACGCGGCGGCCTCGTTCCCGGGCTGGAAGCCGGGGCGCACCGGCATCCCGGGCGAGCACCGCTCGGGCATCGCCGCGCATCTGCTCAACCTCGACCCGCCGGACCACACCCGGCTGCGGCGGCTGGTGGCCAAGGCCTTCACGCCGCGCCGTATCGCCGACTTCGAGCCGCGCATCCGGCGCATCGCCGACACGCTGCTGGACGAGTGTGCCGCGCGGGCCGCGGCCGATCCGGACGGCAGCGTCGACCTGATCCGGGGCTACGCCTGCCCGCTGCCGGTGGCCGTCATCCTGGAGATGCTCGGCGTGCCGGAGGAGGACCAGGCGATCTTCCACGAGTGGGCCTTCGGCGTGGTCGACCGCAGCGGGCCGCGCGGCGGCGTCGGACGCTCCGTCAAACGCATCCGCGGCTACCTGCGCGAGATCATCCACAAGAAGCGGCTCGCTCCCGGCGACGACCTGCTGACCGCGCTGGTGCGCGCCTCCGACCACGGGGAGCACCTGAGCGAGGACGAGGCGGCGGCGATGGCGTTCATCCTCCTGTTCGCCGGCTTCGAGACGACGATCAACCTGGTCGGCAACGGGTATTTCGCCCTGCTCACCCATCCGGAGCAGCGAGATCGACTGCTGACGAACCCGGGCCTGCTGCCGAACGCGGTCGAGGAGCTGCTGCGCTACGACGGTCCGGTGGAGTTCGGCACCTGGCGCTTCACCACGGAGCCGATCACCGTCGGCGGCGTCGCCATACCGGCCGGCGAGCCGGTGCTCGCCGTGCTCGCCGCGGCCGACCGCGACCCGTCCCGCTTCGCCGCGCCGGACGAGCTCGACCTGGGCCGCGCGGCCACCGGGCACGTCGCGCTCGGCCACGGCATCCACTTCTGCATCGGCGCTCCGCTGGCCCGGCTGGAGGGGCGCATCGCCTTCGAACGGCTGCTGGCGCGCTACCCCGCCGCGGGTCTGGCCCGGCCACCGGAAGCGCTGCGTCGGCACTCGGGGCTGATCATGCGCGGGCTCTACGAATTGCCGGTTCGTCTGGAAGTTCCCTCCACGGCGTCCGTCTGA
- the tatA gene encoding Sec-independent protein translocase subunit TatA, translating to MLRGGLEPWHIIVILVLLVLLFGSRKLPDAARSVGQSLRIFKSEMKAAAKDDTPAAPAQPAGPVTPPAAVEASVITTAAQQDAVPTPAAEQR from the coding sequence ATGCTGCGTGGCGGACTTGAGCCCTGGCACATCATCGTCATCCTTGTACTGCTCGTGCTGCTCTTCGGCTCGCGCAAGCTGCCCGACGCCGCCCGGTCGGTCGGTCAGTCGCTGCGCATCTTCAAGTCGGAGATGAAGGCCGCGGCCAAGGACGACACCCCGGCTGCCCCCGCGCAGCCCGCCGGCCCGGTCACCCCGCCGGCCGCCGTCGAGGCCTCGGTGATCACCACGGCCGCCCAGCAGGACGCCGTGCCGACCCCGGCCGCCGAGCAGCGCTGA